From the genome of Caloranaerobacter sp. TR13:
CATATCTTTAGTAATCTTCATCTTCCCACACCCCTATTCTTATTTAAAACTTTATAGATAAACTTTCTTTATAAACATCTCTCTTAGGTATATTTCTTTCTTTTGCCACTATTTTAATTGCATCTTTCTTATTAAAGCCCTTATTTATATAAAACAATATATGTTCTTTTACCGTCATGTCAGCCCACCAATTGTCGTCAAATTCATCATCTTCCATTTGTGCTCCCTCTATTACCAAAACAAATTCACCTTTTATACCATCTTTTTGGAATTTATCGATTGCCTCGTTTATGGTACCTCTAAAAATTTCTTCATACTTCTTTGTAAGTTCTCTCGCAACTGCAATTTTTCTATCTCCTAATATTTCTTTCATATCCTTTAAGGAACTTATAAGCCTATGTGGAGATTCATAAAAAATAATAGTTCTATCTTCTGTTTTAATTTTATTAAGCCTTCCCCTTCTTTCCTTTTTATTAGAAGATAAGAAGCCCTCGAAAACAAATTTTCTTGTAGAAAGACCTGAAACTACTAAAGCTAATAAAGAAGCACTAGGGCCCGGTAAACCAACTACATTTATATCATTTTCAATTGCAAGCTTTATCAAATCCTCTCCAGGATCTGATATGCCTGGCATTCCAGCATCAGAAACTAAAGCTATATTTTCTCCTGCTAAAAGTTTATCAACTAAAAATTTCCCCTTTTGCTTTATATTATGCTCATGATAACTTGTTAGTGGCTTTTTTATGTCATAATGATTTAATAGTTTTAAAGTATGTCTAGTATCTTCAGCTGCTATTAAATCTACACTTTTCAATATATTAAGAACCCTAACTGTAATATCATCTAAATTGCCAATCGGGGTAGGACATATATATAATATACCCTTATTCAATCTCCTTCCCCCTCTCTATACCATAAATTTCATAAATTTCTTCTGTATAACTTCCATCTTCATTGTATACATAAAGTGGTTTTAAAAATTTTAAATCAGGTTTAGAGGCTTTTATACTCTTTATCAAAATTAGATTAGGTCTTTCTCCAACTTTAGGATGAACAAATCGTAAGCTTTTAGGTTCAAGTTTATATTTCCTTAATAAGCATAATATATCAACGATTCTATGTGGTCTATGAACTAAGAAAAACCTACCATTGTGTCTTAGTAGCCTACTCGATACCCTTATAACATCCTCAAGCGTGCACATTATTTCATGTCTTGAAATAGCCTTTTTGTCTTCAGGATTAATAGCCCCACTACCTGAAATCATATAAGGTGGGTTACTAGTTACTACATCATACTTATTAATACCAAGAGTCTCAGGAGCTTCTTTTAAGTCAATATTTACTATTTCTATGGACTTTTCAAGCTCATTCATAAAAACTGATCTTTTAGCCATTTGAGCAACATCTTTTTGAATTTCTACTCCATATATCTTTTTTACTTTATTTTTGGCCCATAACAATAATGGAATTATACCTGTTCCTGTACCTAAATCTACTATCTCTGAATTATCTTTTATATCGCAAAAATTTGCTAATAATACAGCATCCATACCAAAACAAAACCCTTTAGTATTTTGTATAATTTTTAATCCTTCACACTGCAAATCATCTATTCTCTCGTTTTCTTTTAAATCTACTTTCCTCATTTGTCACTCTCCTACTGCTTTCTTACTATATATTATAGCATTTTATATAACTTCCTAAAATAAAAAGAAAGACCCTAATTGGGCCTTTCTTATGTATTTATAATTATTCTTGTACTGGTGCATCTACTGGACATACATTTGCGCAAGCACCGCACTCGATGCAACCCTCTGCATCAATTACATATTTATCTTCTCCTGGACTAATAACATTTACAGGACATTCTGGTTCGCATGCTCCACAACTGATGCAAGCATCTGTAATTTTGTAAGCCATCAGGTTCACCTCCTTCTGGATATAACACTATAAGTAGTGTTCTCCTTTATTTTAACATTTATTATTGTTTTATAAAAGTATTTTTATTGTTTTTAACATACAATAACAAGCTTAATAATTAGTAATTTTTAAACTTCTTTATCTTCTTCATCCTCATTTACAACCTTAATTTCATCAACTATGAATGGAATTATTTCTTCTGTGTCCCCTTGCTTAACCTTAACTTTTACTAATTCTAGTAATGTATTAGTTTCTATAACTATACCATTTCCCTTTGGAGTAACAACAAGAGCTCCAATTTGAGGCAGTTTTTTTAATGATTTTTCATAAGTTTCATGCTCATATTTTAAACAACACATAAGTCTACCACAAATTCCTGAAATCTTAGTTGGATTTAATGATAAATTCTGTTCTTTTGCCATTTTTATAGAAACAGGTTCAAACTCACCTAGAAAACTAGCACAACACATAGCCCTTCCACAAGGACCAAGACCTCCCATCATTTTAGCCTCATCTCTTACACCAATTTGCCTCAACTCAATTCTAGTTCTAAACACTGAAGCTAAATCTCTTACAAGTTCTCTAAAATCAACTCTACCATCAGCTGTAAAATAAAATATCACCTTATTATTGTCAAATGTGTATTCAACGTCTATTAATTTCATTTCTAAACCATGTTCTTCTATTTTCTTTAAACATATATCAAAAGCAATATTTTCTTTTTCTTTATTTTCATAATGTTTTTCTATGTCTTCTTCAGTTGCTATTCTTATTACAGGCTTTAAAGGCGAAACTATTTCTTCTTCGCTCACCTCTTTTGGACCTACTACAACTTGACCAAACTCTATACCTCTAACTGTTTCAACAATTACATAATCATTTTTGTTAATTTCTAATCCAACCGGATCAAAATAATATATCTTACCAGCCTTTTTAAATCTAACTCCAACTACAGTAACCATAAATAATTATACCTCCTGCTGTACTTTTAGAAGCATAACTTCAATAGCCAGCTGAAAATTAACATTAGAAGTTATATCTTCTTTAGTTTTTTCAATATTTTCTATTATATCACTTACTTTTTCAATTGATAAGGTATTACTATGCTTATATATAAGCTCTATTTTATCTTTATTCATTATGAATCTAGTATCTCCTGCTACTTTAATAATCATAATATCTCTAAACCAAATTGTTAATAAATCTAATATATCTTCTATATTATCTTTGTTCTCAACAAAAGTTTGACTTAAACTAAATATTCTAAATTTATCTGAGTAAATAATATCATCTATAGCAAAAATAATATCATCCCTTAGTTTTCTAAATTCCTCAGATTGTATTAATTTAACAGCTTTTCCTACTATCCCATTTGAAAATGAAGCTATAAAACTTGCTTCTTCCTTAGAACAGCCGTACTTATCCACCAACAGTTTTTCAATTTTTTCGTTTTCCACATATGAAAATTTTATTCCTTGACATCTAGAAACTATAGTAGGCAAAAGGCTTCTACTCTTATCAGTTATAAGTATAATAACTGCATATTCAGGCGGCTCTTCTAAAGTCTTAAGAAAACTGTTTTGTGCCTCTGCAGTCATTTTATATGCATCTTCTATAACATATACTCTTCTCATACCTTCATAGGGCAACATTCTAATAGAATGTAATAACTTTTCTATTTGTTCTCTTTTTATGGAGTTACCTTCAGGGTTTATTATATCAAAATCCGGATGATTACCTGAATCAAATTTAAGACATGAATGGCACTTATTGCATGGCTCTATGCCTTTTTCCTCACACAATAAAGTTTTAGCAAAAACCATTGCCAGCTTTTTTTTACCCATAGATTTAGGTCCTTCAAAAATATAGCTATGAGCTATACTATCATTTTTTATTGCATTTTGAAGCTTTAAAATATTTTGTTCATGACCAATTATATCATTAAAATCCATGCTTTATCCTCCAGCTATAGATAAATATCCAATATAAGTCCTCTAATATCATCAAGTCTTTTTAATATATTTAAATTATTCTTTTCCTTTTTCAACACATCTTCTGTTAACTTTTCAAGTTCTTTATCTACTTTCTTTATTATAGCATAAATCCTATGTCTTCCTCTTCTATCAAGGAAACCATTTTTGCTAAACTTAACCATAGATTCTAAAGCTTCTTGCATAAATTGTGAAACTAATTTTTTATAAGCTATTAACTCGCCTATATCTATCTTTTTAGATAATTTCTCTGCCTGCTTGTCTATTTGCTTTAGCAATAAATCTAATCTTTCTCTTTTATTTAGCCCTTCCATCACCCTTAGAGATTGACTAAATTTTATTTTATTAACATCAGTTTTATTACTAACTTCATTAATTTTATTAAGCGTTTTGCTGTTTTTACTAGATATATCACTTATTTTCATAAATAATCCTCCTATACCTTTTCAAAACGGTCTACA
Proteins encoded in this window:
- the rsmI gene encoding 16S rRNA (cytidine(1402)-2'-O)-methyltransferase, which codes for MNKGILYICPTPIGNLDDITVRVLNILKSVDLIAAEDTRHTLKLLNHYDIKKPLTSYHEHNIKQKGKFLVDKLLAGENIALVSDAGMPGISDPGEDLIKLAIENDINVVGLPGPSASLLALVVSGLSTRKFVFEGFLSSNKKERRGRLNKIKTEDRTIIFYESPHRLISSLKDMKEILGDRKIAVARELTKKYEEIFRGTINEAIDKFQKDGIKGEFVLVIEGAQMEDDEFDDNWWADMTVKEHILFYINKGFNKKDAIKIVAKERNIPKRDVYKESLSIKF
- a CDS encoding tRNA1(Val) (adenine(37)-N6)-methyltransferase; protein product: MRKVDLKENERIDDLQCEGLKIIQNTKGFCFGMDAVLLANFCDIKDNSEIVDLGTGTGIIPLLLWAKNKVKKIYGVEIQKDVAQMAKRSVFMNELEKSIEIVNIDLKEAPETLGINKYDVVTSNPPYMISGSGAINPEDKKAISRHEIMCTLEDVIRVSSRLLRHNGRFFLVHRPHRIVDILCLLRKYKLEPKSLRFVHPKVGERPNLILIKSIKASKPDLKFLKPLYVYNEDGSYTEEIYEIYGIERGKEIE
- the holB gene encoding DNA polymerase III subunit delta' — its product is MDFNDIIGHEQNILKLQNAIKNDSIAHSYIFEGPKSMGKKKLAMVFAKTLLCEEKGIEPCNKCHSCLKFDSGNHPDFDIINPEGNSIKREQIEKLLHSIRMLPYEGMRRVYVIEDAYKMTAEAQNSFLKTLEEPPEYAVIILITDKSRSLLPTIVSRCQGIKFSYVENEKIEKLLVDKYGCSKEEASFIASFSNGIVGKAVKLIQSEEFRKLRDDIIFAIDDIIYSDKFRIFSLSQTFVENKDNIEDILDLLTIWFRDIMIIKVAGDTRFIMNKDKIELIYKHSNTLSIEKVSDIIENIEKTKEDITSNVNFQLAIEVMLLKVQQEV
- a CDS encoding DUF362 domain-containing protein: MAYKITDACISCGACEPECPVNVISPGEDKYVIDAEGCIECGACANVCPVDAPVQE
- a CDS encoding stage 0 sporulation family protein, whose translation is MVTVVGVRFKKAGKIYYFDPVGLEINKNDYVIVETVRGIEFGQVVVGPKEVSEEEIVSPLKPVIRIATEEDIEKHYENKEKENIAFDICLKKIEEHGLEMKLIDVEYTFDNNKVIFYFTADGRVDFRELVRDLASVFRTRIELRQIGVRDEAKMMGGLGPCGRAMCCASFLGEFEPVSIKMAKEQNLSLNPTKISGICGRLMCCLKYEHETYEKSLKKLPQIGALVVTPKGNGIVIETNTLLELVKVKVKQGDTEEIIPFIVDEIKVVNEDEEDKEV
- a CDS encoding YaaR family protein yields the protein MKISDISSKNSKTLNKINEVSNKTDVNKIKFSQSLRVMEGLNKRERLDLLLKQIDKQAEKLSKKIDIGELIAYKKLVSQFMQEALESMVKFSKNGFLDRRGRHRIYAIIKKVDKELEKLTEDVLKKEKNNLNILKRLDDIRGLILDIYL